Proteins encoded together in one Camelina sativa cultivar DH55 chromosome 9, Cs, whole genome shotgun sequence window:
- the LOC104713161 gene encoding random slug protein 5, with product MFRWKNSSQTEQEHNEAALREAKIKELKTLLGELSGRNSLYCSDACLKRYLEARNWNVGKAKKMLEETLKWRSTFKPEEIRWDEVSGEGETGKVYKAGFHDRHGRTVLILRPGLQNTKSLDKQMKHLVYLIENAILNLPEDQEQMSWLIDFTNWSMSTSVPIKSARETINILQNHYPERLAVAFLYNPPRLFEAFWKIVKYFMDAKTFVKVKFVYPKNQESVELMSSFFDEDNLPTEFGGKALLQYNYEEFSKQMNQDDVKTANFWGLVHSNNNQLHASNGFSGGAEISPEPNQTNP from the exons ATGTTTCGTTGGAAGAATTCTTCTCAAACCGAACAAGAGCATAACGAGGCAGCTCTCAGAGAGGCAAAG ATCAAAGAGCTTAAGACTCTCTTAGGTGAGCTATCTGGAAGGAACTCACTCTATTGTTCAGATGCATGTCTGAAGAGATATCTGGAAGCTAGGAATTGGAATGTTGGCAAAGCCAAGAAGATGCTTGAGGAGACGTTGAAATGGAGATCAACCTTTAAACCTGAGGAAATCCGATGG GATGAAGTTTCAGGTGAAGGTGAGACTGGTAAAGTTTACAAAGCTGGATTCCATGACAGGCATGGAAGAACTGTTCTTATACTGAGACCTGGTTTGCAG AACACAAAATCGTTAGACAAACAGATGAAGCATCTGGTGTATCTCATTGAGAATGCTATTTTGAATCTGCCCGAGGATCAAGAACAAATGTCGTGGCTTATTGACTTCACGAACTGGTCAATGAGTACCAGTGTGCCTATTAAATCTGCAAGAGAAACTATAAATATACTTCAAAATCACTACCCTGAGAGACTTGCTGTAGCGTTCCTCTATAATCCTCCAAGACTCTTCGAGGCATTCTGGAAG ATTGTGAAGTACTTTATGGATGCAAAGACATTCGTCAAGGTGAAGTTTGTTTACCCAAAGAACCAGGAGAGCGTGGAGCTTATGAGCTCATTTTTTGACGAGGATAACCTCCCAACCGAATTTGGAGGGAAAGCTTTGTTGCAGTATAACTATGAAGAATTCTCCAAGCAAATGAACCAAGACGATGTCAAAACTGCAAACTTTTGGGGATTGGTTCACAGTAACAATAACCAGCTGCATGCGAGCAATGGGTTTTCTGGAGGAGCTGAGATTTCCCCTGagccaaaccaaaccaaccctTAA
- the LOC104713164 gene encoding S-adenosyl-L-methionine-dependent tRNA 4-demethylwyosine synthase codes for MSATSSLRARLAFVALLSATTFYCIHKYRRLKRLKNLSLNPSSTTSKPSRGKIFFISQTGTAKALAQRLHELCASNDIAFDLIDPRSYEPEDLPKETLVLFIASTWDGGKPPKNGEFLVNWLGESAEDFRVGSLLLSDCKFGVFGVGSRAYGESYNAVAKELSSRMTGLGGLEMIPVGEGDVDDGELDKSFQEWCDGVIRVLKGGSAQETNGVSQQIDAVENDLEYYESTDEEDDDGDDGGLVDLEDIAGKAPSKRNGLVKVAKVDGKKEMVTPVIRASLTKQGYKIIGSHSGVKICRWTKSQLRGRGGCYKHSFYGIESHRCMETTPSLACANKCVFCWRHHTNPVGKSWQWKMDEPSVIVKGALDLHTKMIKQMKGVPGVTPEKLEEGLNPRHCALSLVGEPIMYPEINALVDELHGRRISTFLVTNAQFPEKILMMKPITQLYVSVDAATKESLKAIDRPLFADFWERFIDSLKALQEKQQRTVYRLTLVKGWNTEELDAYFNLFSIGKPDFIEIKGVTYCGTSATSKLTMENVPWHADVKAFSEALSVKSKGEYEVACEHAHSCCVLLGRTEKFKLNGKWFTWIDYEKFHDLVASGEPFTSTDYMAETPSWAVYGAEEGGFDPEQLRYKKERHHHPKPQAQAVLA; via the exons ATGTCTGCGACTTCGTCCTTGCGTGCTCGGCTAGCTTTTGTTGCTCTACTCTCAGCGACGACTTTTTACTGTATCCACAAATATCGCCGCTTGAAGCGTCTGAAAAACCTCTCCTTAAACCCTAGCTCTACTACTTCGAAACCCAGCAGAGGaaagatcttcttcatctcccaaACTGGTACAGCTAAAGCGTTAGCTCAGCGGCTTCACGAGCTCTGCGCATCTAATGACATAGCATTTGATCTCATCGATCCACGGAGCTACGAGCCTGAAGATCTCCCCAAAGAAACCCTAGTTTTATTCATCGCGTCGACTTGGGACGGTGGTAAGCCGCCTAAGAACGGAGAGTTTCTCGTGAACTGGCTTGGTGAGAGCGCCGAGGACTTCAGAGTTGGCTCGCTTCTCCTCTCCGATTGCAAATTCGGCGTATTCGGTGTCGGGAGCCGTGCGTATGGTGAATCTTATAACGCTGTGGCCAAGGAATTGTCGAGTCGGATGACAGGTTTGGGTGGACTCGAGATGATTCCGGTGGGAGAAGGTGACGTTGATGACGGAGAATTAGACAAATCATTTCAAGAATGGTGTGATGGAGTTATCAGGGTTCTGAAAGGAGGTTCTGCTCAAGAAACAAATGGGGTGTCGCAGCAGATTGATGCTGTTGAGAATGATCTTGAGTACTACGAGTCAACAGATGAGGAAGACGATGATGGTGATGACGGAGGTCTTGTTGATCTTGAAGATATTGCTGGAAAAGCTCCTTCAAAGAGAAATGGCTTAGTTAAAGTGGCTAAAGTTgatggaaagaaagaaatggtGACCCCTGTGATTAGAGCAAGCTTAACGAAACAG GGCTATAAAATCATCGGTTCGCATAGCGGGGTTAAAATATGTAGATGGACCAAGTCACAACTTAGAGGCAGGGGAGGTTGCTACAAGCACTCCTTTTATGGCATTGAGAGTCACAG GTGCATGGAGACAACACCTAGTTTGGCTTGTGCAAACAAATGTGTCTTTTGTTGGAGGCATCACACTAATCCTGTGGGGAAGAGCTGGCAGTGGAAGATGGATGAGCCTTCAGTGATTGTGAAAGGTGCTCTAGATCTTCATACAAAGATGATTAAGCAAATGAAAGGAGTTCCAG GTGTAACTCCAGAGAAATTGGAAGAGGGTCTAAACCCAAGACATTGTGCGTTATCACTTGTTGGTGAGCCCATTATGTATCCGGAGATCAATGCCCTTGTAGATGAGCTACATGGAAGGCGCATTTCTACTTTTTTGGTTACTAATGCACAGTTCCCTGAAAagattttgatgatgaagcctATCACGCAG TTGTACGTAAGTGTAGATGCTGCCACCAAAGAGAGCTTGAAAGCTATTGACAGGCCTCTCTTTGCAGACTTCTGGGAACGGTTTATT GACTCCTTGAAAGCTCTCCAGGAAAAGCAGCAGCGAACTGTCTACCGTTTAACACTTGTCAAAGGATGGAACACAGAGGAGCTAGATGCTTATTTTAACCTTTTCAGCATTGGGAAACCTGATTTCATTGAGATCAAAGGCGTCACATATTGTGGAAC ATCTGCAACATCAAAGTTGACAATGGAGAATGTACCATGGCACGCAGATGTTAAAGCATTCTCAGAAGCTCTGTCTGTGAAGAGCAAAGGGGAGTACGAGGTTGCTTGCGAACACGCCCATTCTTGCTGTGTTCTTCTAGGGAGGACTGAAAAGTTCAAATTGAATGGAAAGTGGTTCACTTGGATTGACTATGAAAAGTTCCACGATCTG GTGGCTTCTGGAGAACCGTTCACCAGTACAGACTATATGGCTGAAACACCATCATGGGCGGTTTATGGAGCAGAGGAAGGTGGGTTTGATCCAGAGCAGTTGCGTTACAAGAAGGAAAGGCATCACCATCCTAAACCACAGGCACAGGCGGTTTTAGCTTAA
- the LOC104713156 gene encoding uncharacterized membrane protein At1g75140 yields the protein MADSLNGKSFFFCFSFFVSLSLLLLLPSFSDSSSVVTATESDPILSENSDASPGVVVTSSESDRQSVSLHRLEELVRNLTEVVARLDAKLSDETLIKVKKEMEEEGINREKAKAFSVTKYSPFWSERFEFTSAVKLNSDATCINVLPFRDYEGLSKYFAVGDSSGRVFVFLRNGDVLVEFFTTCDSPITAMVSYMSVYKNESFVVTGHQSGVILLHRLREGSIGEDWSSAVMENVGKFDGTEDGLEVTLLEVHHVGRVRYILATDLSGKLTVFSENRTVYGSVTPSCRPLVFLKQRLLFLTETGAGSLDLRSMKIKESECEGLNHSLARSYVFDASERSKAYGFTSEGEIIHVLLLGDIMNFKCRVRSKKKVQMEEPVALQAIKGYLLVVNQEKVFVYNVSTQHYVRTTGPRLLFPAALEDIRSTFLSHRESSKTTYHQKLEKATTPLIASDREKLLVMGLGDGYVATYKSKLPISKAEFNTMLWSSPVFFFILFLFGAWHFFAKKKESLTAWGPDDPFASTTMSPSTTTTTTAQNSSVFAETIRRNDDHMDLRRRYVSPSRYPPGAATSAYRSVGSNDPNSRAPVETQTTNYRTTAQEMKYRGGSGLDSSGFGKRRESLFGNNKALDDET from the exons ATGGCGGATTCTCTAAACGGCAAGTcctttttcttctgcttctccttCTTTGTCTCGCTTAgtttgcttttacttttgccGTCTTTCTCGGATTCATCTTCTGTTGTCACCGCCACCGAGTCCGATCCGATTCTGTCCGAGAACTCAGATGCTTCTCCTGGAGTCGTCGTGACCAGCAGCGAATCCGATAGGCAAAGTGTTTCGTTGCATAGACTTGAGGAACTTGTTAGGAATCTTACGGAAGTAGTTGCTAGGTTAGATGCTAAGTTATCTGATGAAACTCTGATTAAGGTTAAGaaagagatggaagaagaagggaTTAATAGAGAGAAAGCCAAGGCTTTTTCCGTGACAAAGTACAGTCCTTTCTGGTCCGAGAGATTCGAATTCACATCAGCTGTGAAATTGAACTCCGACGCTACTTGTATCAACGTGTTGCCGTTTCGAGATTACGAAGGTTTAAGCAAGTATTTCGCAGTTGGTGATTCTAGTGGTAGGGTTTTTGTCTTCTTGAGAAATGGTGATGTTTTGGTTGAGTTTTTCACTACCTGCGATTCACCGATCACGGCGATGGTTTCTTACATGTCTGTGTACAAGAACGAGAGCTTTGTTGTGACGGGACACCAGAGCGGAGTCATCTTGTTGCATAGACTCCGCGAGGGCTCTATCGGGGAAGATTGGAGTTCTGCTGTGATGGAAAATGTTGGCAAGTTTGATGGCACGGAGGACGGTTTGGAAGTGACTCTATTGGAAGTGCATCATGTGG GTCGGGTTAGGTATATATTGGCGACGGATCTTAGCGGAAAGCTCACGGTTTTCTCTGAGAACAGAACGGTTTATGGCTCTGTTACCCCATCTTGTAGACCACTTGTGTTCTTGAAGCAGAGGCTGTTGTTTCTCACTGAGACTGGTGCTGGTTCATTGGACTTAAGAAGCATGAAGATCAAAGAATCCGAGTGTGAAGGTTTAAACCATTCTCTAGCGAGAAGTTATGTTTTTGATGCGTCGGAACGGTCTAAAGCTTACGGATTCACATCAGAAGGCGAGATCATTCACGTATTGCTCCTCGGAGACATCATGAACTTCAAATGTAGAGTGAGATCAAAGAAAAAAGTTCAAATGGAGGAGCCTGTTGCGTTACAAGCCATCAAAGGCTATCTACTTGTAGTCAACCAAGAGAAAGTCTTTGTATACAATGTATCGACTCAACACTACGTTCGAACCACAGGTCCTCGGCTTCTTTTCCCCGCTGCGTTGGAAGATATCAGATCAACGTTCTTGAGCCATCGAGAATCATCTAAAACCACTTATCACCAGAAGCTCGAAAAGGCAACAACTCCTTTGATAGCAAGCGACCGTGAAAAGCTGCTTGTGATGGGTTTAGGAGATGGATACGTCGCtacatacaaatcaaagcttccGATCTCCAAAGCAGAGTTCAACACAATGCTTTGGAGCAGtcctgtcttcttcttcatactcTTCTTATTTGGCGCTTGGCATTTTTTCGCCAAGAAGAAAGAATCTCTCACAGCTTGGGGACCTGACGATCCTTTCGCCTCCACGACAATGTCtccttctactactactactacaactGCACAAAACAGTTCCGTATTCGCTGAAACAATTAGGAGAAACGACGACCACATGGATCTTCGAAGAAGGTATGTTTCCCCATCTCGGTATCCTCCTGGAGCAGCAACAAGTGCTTACCGTTCAGTAGGCTCTAACGACCCGAACTCAAGAGCACCAGTGGAAACTCAAACTACTAACTACAGAACAACCGCACAGGAAATGAAGTATCGTGGTGGGTCAGGTCTTGATTCAAGTGGGTTTGGtaaaagaagagagagcttGTTTGGTAACAACAAAGCTTTAGACGACGAAACTTAA
- the LOC109126252 gene encoding LOW QUALITY PROTEIN: uncharacterized protein LOC109126252 (The sequence of the model RefSeq protein was modified relative to this genomic sequence to represent the inferred CDS: inserted 1 base in 1 codon) produces MSFTLFSFQTRTCSTYMALSVAEFIDLSMGLFSVQVTEYGSYKQEYEGEDGDMYWNREYADGEDGEMSWFNAGVRVGVGIGLGVCVGXWHWGWPSCAYLSINHQKLQKEDYLVSFKLPRASPTLSLSNSSP; encoded by the exons AtgtcttttactttattttcttttcagacACGAACATGTTCTACATACATGGCTCTCTCTGTTGCTGAATTCATTGATTTAAGTATGGGACTTTTTTCTGTGCAGGTAACAGAATATGGAAGTTACAAACAAGAATATGAAGGAGAAGACGGCGACATGTATTGGAATAGAGAGTATgcagatggtgaagatggtgagATGTCGTGGTTCAATGCTGGTGTGAGGGTTGGTGTGGGAATTGGTCTTGGTGTCTGTGTAG CTTGGCATTGGGGTTGGCCTTCTTGTGCGTACCTATCAATCAACCACCAGAAACTTCAGAAGGAGGATTATCTAGTTTCGTTCAAATTGCCTCGAGCTTCTcctactctttctctctctaactcCAGTCCATAG
- the LOC104713155 gene encoding DNA ligase 1 isoform X2 translates to MNSDEQLSPIGESSVPIPNRMLRRLKKANSISDLCPRSETPDSAGEDLGMPGLQSSNGFEEEEDGLQSDLEGLGVEDGVTARKVLDFDSVSEFNQTIEDPGEKGEDDEISDLKTNEEIRVSESTEAGKERLEFDSPIEELGEKGEDEICDLESEEEIRVSESMEAGKEQPEFDSAVDELEEKGEDEICDLESEEEIKDSETKDAGKKRAALETSDGEGKENKRDKKRNKKSDDFDELPISTASMNMSKKERREYLDQLRAENQRLLRETRDAAFEPAPLVRKPISSVLEKIRRRKEEISKQFLSRKKSKPIDICDGDDLEEVVAEENNEDMNLESTSKQNPGGQHCSEDSAGPSGNLDSPSNKKVESNPTHQDPSLCPQTIDSGDELLEKTSSRPLEEVMTPSVVAMNLKLNPSPDKSSKVAEHMKENSDSETHDEPGDPVRKFIDEDAEEEDDSDNDLLRFEDEDDDEDEEDDDLRDMIVSQFKEDATDKDRRNELHQKWLEQQDAAGTEKLLQKLQRGLQQDETLLSEEEDEDDDDEERAEDADDEEVQKPNVNEDENEDEEDPSHANSMRMTMKKIKEMIPLMFTDEDDVYVSSDDEEMEKKLLQQRLLRKMELKSKSSPSIGDENSEEILRHIKKPEIKKKAKTSSYKERALMGMNKNPAASKSSFLGRLTKSSISEGSRKRGLNVVRGYIFERDDSNTKSSNSVPEEPSAPETIIQEKSRPKRAPAKFTASQSQEKSATLQTTTVVEETSTRQRATLYEILKMSSKKTCFNSRETVISSDHTESIFAAFKLDKKPIKANPQEKR, encoded by the exons ATGAATAGCGACGAGCAGCTTTCTCCTATCGGAGAATCGAGTGTCCCAATTCCAAACAGGATGCTACGGCGGTTGAAGAAGGCTAATTCGATTTCCGATTTATGCCCTAGATCTGAAACCCCCGATTCCGCCGGCGAGGATCTGGGTATGCCTGGATTGCAATCTTCTAATGGtttcgaggaagaagaagatgggctACAGTCTGATCTCGAGGGTTTGGGTGTGGAGGATGGAGTTACCGCGAGGAAGGTACTTGATTTTGATTCGGTGTCTGAGTTTAATCAGACGATTGAAGATCCGGGTGAGAAAGGCGAAGACGACGAAATCTCTGATCTGAAAACTAATgaggaaattagggtttcggaATCGACGGAAGCTGGTAAAGAGCGGCTTGAGTTTGACTCCCCAATCGAGGAATTGGGCGAGAAAGGTGAAGACGAGATCTGCGATTTGGAATCAGAAgaggaaattagggtttcggaATCGATGGAAGCTGGTAAAGAGCAACCCGAGTTTGATTCCGCTGTCGATGAATTGGAGGAGAAAGGTGAAGACGAGATCTGTGATTTGGAATCAGAAGAGGAAATTAAGGATTCGGAAACCAAGGATGCTGGAAAGAAGCGAGCAGCTCTGGAGACAAGTGATGGCGAGGGGAAGGAGAACAAGAGAGATAAgaagaggaacaagaagagTGATGATTTTGATGAGCTGCCAATCTCTACTGCTTCCATGAACATGTCTAAGAAG GAAAGAAGAGAGTATCTTGATCAGCTTCGTGCAGAAAACCAGAGACTCTTGCGAG aAACTAGAGATGCTGCCTTTGAACCTGCCCCTCTTGTCAGAAAGCCGATATCATCTGTATTGGAGAAaattcgaagaagaaaagaggagaTTTCAAAACA ATTCCTTAGCAGGAAGAAATCTAAACCTATCGACATATGCGACGGCGATGATTTGGAGGAAGTTGTAGCCgaagaaaataatgaagatATGAATTTAGAAAGTACAAGCAAGCAAAACCCTGGAGGACAGCATTGCTCGGAGGACTCTGCAGGTCCATCGGGGAACTTAGACAGTCCCTCTAACAAGAAAGTTGAAAGTAACCCTACTCATCAG gATCCATCCTTGTGTCCACAAACGATTGACTCTGGAGATGAACTTCTAGAGAAGACTTCAAGCCGACCTTTGGAAGAAGTAATGACACCTTCTGTAGTTGCCATGAACCTCAAACTCAATCCATCTCCTGACAA ATCTTCTAAAGTAGCAGAGCACATGAAGGAAAATTCTGATTCTGAGACCCATGATGAACCTGGTGACCCTGTTAGAAAATTTATTGATGAGGAtgctgaagaggaagatgacaGCGACAATGATTTACTCCGAtttgaggatgaggatgatgacgaagatgaagaagatgatgatctcAGGGATATGATTGTCAGTCAATTTAAGGAAGATGCAACTGATAAAGATAGACGTAATGAACTGCATCAGAAGTGGCTCGAGCAACAAGATGCTGCAGGGACAGAGAAACTCTTACAGAAGCTACAACGTGGTTTGCAACAGGATGAAACATTATTGtctgaagaggaagatgaagatgacgatgatgaagagagGGCTGAAgatgctgatgatgaagaagtgCAAAAACCTAACGTCaatgaagatgaaaatgaagatgaagaagatccgAGTCATGCAAATTCCATGCGAATGACcatgaagaaaataaaggaaatgATCCCTTTAATGTTCacagatgaagatgatgtttaTGTGTCATCTGACGATGAGGAAATGGAAAAGAAGCTCCTGCAACAGCGATTACTCAGGAAAATG GAGCTAAAGTCCAAGTCTTCACCATCTATTGGGGATGAAAACTCTGAGGAAATTCTTCGCCACATCAAGAAGCCTGAGAtcaagaagaaagcaaaaactTCTT ctTATAAAGAGAGGGCACTCATGGGAATGAACAAAAACCCTGCGGCATCCAAG TCATCATTCTTGGGTAGACTTACAAAGAGTTCCATATCAGAAGGATCTCGCAAGCGCGGTTTAAACGTTGTACGTGGCTACATATTCGAACGTGATGACAGTAACACCAAAAGCTCAAACTCAGTGCCAGAAGAACCTTCAGCTCCGGAGACG ATTATTCAAGAAAAAAGCAGACCAAAAAGAGCTCCGGCAAAATTCACTGCCTCACAGTCACAAGAAAAATCAGCAACATTACAGACGAcaacggtggtggaggagacgaGCACGAGGCAACGAGCAACCTTGTACGAGATTCTAAAGATGTCTTCAAAGAAAACTTGCTTCAATTCACGCGAGACAGTGATAAGCAGCGACCACACTGAGTCTATATTTGCTGCTTTCAAATTGGATAAAAAACCAATTAAGGCCAATCCACAA GAGAAGAGATGA
- the LOC104713162 gene encoding uncharacterized protein At1g01500, with protein MVETYETRNNSEASHQMVRYQSYNHHNSRIPSSSLSLSSPLLDLRVFYVRISNFKVDASTPEVLTITHIPLDLDSILEINGVRMSMYSEGVSSQLRRDRVDKKSEEATFISTDNIRLSGSVKFEVCDKDELVLSGTLEMSGSNGLTGESKHSVKRWNMNCEAEITAGSGFLKEKHIGGGSDLSSPLPTIEVYVTGCFSGTPIILTKTLQLGFRKKHSRVTALDSIPEYDTGEPHKGNSSELDYQVTEYGSYKQEYEGEDGDMYWNREYADGEDGEMSWFNAGVRVGVGIGLGVCVGLGIGVGLLVRTYQSTTRNFRRRII; from the exons atgGTGGAGACTTATGAGACACGTAACAACTCTGAAGCATCTCATCAGATGGTCAGATATCAGAGTTATAACCATCACAATTCAAGAATACCATCGTCGTCGTTATCGTTATCATCGCCATTGCTTGATTTGAGAGTGTTTTACGTCAGAATCAGCAATTTTAAGGTGGATGCTTCGACACCTGAGGTTCTCACCATCACTCATATCCCACTGGATCTAGATTCAATCTTGGAGATTAACGGTGTTAGGATGAGCATGTACTCTGAAGGAGTCTCTTCTCAGCTAAGGAGAGATCGTGTTGATAAGAAATCTGAAGAAGCTACTTTTATTAGCACTGACAATATCAGGTTGTCTGGTAGTGTGAAGTTTGAAGTTTGTGATAAAGATGAGCTGGTTTTATCTGGAACGCTTGAGATGTCCGGTAGTAATGGTCTCACTGGTGAATCTAAGCATAGCGTGAAGCGGTGGAACATGAACTGTGAAGCTGAGATCACTGCAGGGTCTGGTTTCTTGAAGGAGAAACATATTGGTGGTGGTTCGGATTTGTCATCTCCGTTGCCAACTATTGAAGTCTATGTCACTGGTTGCTTCTCAGGAACACCCATCATCTTAACCAAGACTCTACAGCTTGGTTTCAGAAAGAAGCACAGTAGAGTGACTGCATTAGATTCTATTCCCGAGTATGATACCGGTGAGCCTCATAAAGGCAACTCATCTGAGCTTGATTATCAG GTAACAGAATATGGAAGTTACAAACAAGAATATGAAGGAGAAGACGGCGACATGTATTGGAATAGAGAGTATgcagatggtgaagatggtgagATGTCGTGGTTCAATGCTGGTGTGAGGGTTGGTGTGGGAATTGGTCTTGGTGTCTGTGTAGGTCTTGGCATTGGGGTTGGCCTTCTTGTGCGTACCTATCAATCAACCACCAGAAACTTCAGAAGGAGGATTATCTAG
- the LOC104713163 gene encoding uncharacterized protein DDB_G0283697, giving the protein MGKRRFQKAKEPSSVTVAEASSPTESQTTRRRRGRPRKNLENREGFKKEESEEDEDYEEYEDEDEDEEAEVLINREKQKKKVRSSSSSAEEEQKLKHEELEEEEKPEMTTVKVVVPQPSSRRSRRKNTPVKSW; this is encoded by the coding sequence ATGGGGAAGAGAAGGTTTCAGAAAGCAAAGGAACCGTCGTCAGTGACGGTAGCTGAAGCTTCATCCCCCACGGAGTCTCAGACAACAAGGAGACGAAGAGGAAGGCCAAGGAAGAATCTTGAGAACCGGGAAGGTTTCAAGAAGGAAGAATCCGAAGAAGACGAGGATTACGAAGAGTATGaggacgaagacgaagacgaagaagctgaGGTACTTATTAACagagagaagcagaagaagaaagttaGGAGTAGTAGTAGCAGTGCGGAAGAAGAGCAAAAGTTGAAACATGAAGAactagaggaggaggagaagccgGAGATGACGACGGTGAAGGTGGTGGTTCCACAGCCGTCTTCTAGACGGTCGAGGAGGAAAAACACCCCGGTTAAGAGTTGGTAA
- the LOC104713159 gene encoding uncharacterized protein LOC104713159 has translation MKMRKLCPNLDREDGLETVLEVPVPEEMFAKMGSNAAGRWRNMHDLMKAHTVVTAVAADMRMPSSSSSMSNVNMHLQSKSDNEFVALLKIVGSPLIPFHVPLEFCLSRPINDTSIEASTAKYIVQQYVAACGGPAALNAVKSMYAVGQVRMQGSEMVAGEDEGTTAPVRLGKGSFEVGGFVLWQKNPNLWFLELVVSGFKISAGSDGKVAWNQSSTQPSQAHRGPPRPLRRFFQGLDPRCTASLFLDAVCIGEQSVNGEDCFVLKLETPADILKAQCSQNTEVIHHTVWGYFSQRTGLLVKFGDTKLVRVKSGRGKNDGVFWETSMESIIDDYIFVDAVNIAHGGRTVTTLYRYGGAVNHRRRIEEKWRIEEVDFNICGLCLESFLPPSDINNDHH, from the exons atgaaaatgagGAAGCTTTGTCCGAATTTGGACAGAGAAGACGGGTTAGAGACGGTGTTAGAGGTTCCGGTGCCGGAAGAAATGTTTGCGAAGATGGGAAGCAACGCGGCGGGGCGGTGGAGGAATATGCACGATCTCATGAAAGCACACACGGTCGTGACCGCCGTTGCGGCTGATATGAGAATGCCGTCGTCCTCGTCGTCGATGAGCAATGTCAATATGCATTTGCAGTCAAAATCAGACAACGAGTTCGTGGCGTTGTTGAAGATTGTGGGAAGTCCTCTTATTCCTTTTCACGTCCCACTCGAGTTCTGTCTCTCCCGGCCCATTAATGACACTTCCATC GAAGCGTCGACGGCTAAATACATAGTGCAGCAGTACGTGGCGGCGTGCGGAGGACCAGCAGCTTTGAACGCAGTGAAGAGCATGTACGCGGTTGGGCAGGTAAGGATGCAAGGATCCGAGATGGTTGCCGGAGAGGACGAAGGAACGACTGCGCCGGTGCGGCTAGGAAAAGGCAGTTTCGAGGTTGGAGGTTTTGTTTTATGGCAGAAGAATCCAAATCTTTGGTTTTTAGAGCTAGTGGTTTCCGGTTTCAAGATTAGCGCCGGTAGTGACGGCAAGGTGGCTTGGAACCAATCCTCCACTCAACCTTCTCAAGCTCACCGTGGCCCTCCTCGCCCTCTCCGCCGCTTTTTTCAG GGACTAGACCCGAGATGCACGGCGAGTCTGTTCTTAGACGCCGTATGCATCGGTGAACAATCCGTAAACGGCGAAGACTGTTTCGTCCTAAAGCTAGAGACGCCGGCAGATATTCTAAAGGCTCAGTGCTCACAGAACACGGAGGTGATCCACCACACGGTGTGGGGTTACTTCAGCCAACGGACGGGGCTTCTCGTAAAGTTCGGTGACACAAAGCTCGTGAGAGTAAAATCCGGCAGAGGAAAAAACGACGGCGTTTTCTGGGAGACAAGCATGGAGTCAATCATCGACGATTACATATTCGTTGACGCAGTCAACATAGCTCACGGTGGTCGAACCGTGACAACGCTTTATCGCTACGGTGGAGCTGTTAACCACCGGAGACGAATAGAGGAGAAATGGCGGATCGAGGAGgtggattttaatatttgtggCTTGTGTTTGGAGAGCTTTTTGCCACCGTCGGATATAAACAATGATCATCATTAG